Within Falsibacillus albus, the genomic segment TAAACCCCGAATTTTCCGAACGTCCCACTCGCTTTCCCCTTAAAAAATGATCCAAGTGATTCGGCTGAATCCTCGACGACAGGAATATCGTATTGTTCACATAAGGGAATCAGTTCATCCATCTTAGCGCTTTGTCCATAAAGATTGACAATCACTACCGCTTTCGGGAGCTTCCCTTTTATTGCTGCTTCTCTTAATGCTGCAGCCAATGCCAGTGGAGACATATTCCATGTATCAGGTTCAGAGTCAATGAACACTGGTTCAGCCCCTAGGTACACAACAGGATTTGCACTCGCTACAAAGGTCAGTGAGGAGCAAAAAACGTAATCGCCTTTTTGAACGCCTAATAATGAAAGGGCCAAATGAATCGCCGCTGTCCCGGAAGTAACGGCAACAGCATCTTTTACTCCGATATAGTCAGCAACTTCCCTTTCGAAGGATTCTACATTTGATCCAGATGGAGCGATCCAATTCGATTGAAAAGCATCTTGAATATATTTCATTTCATTTCCACTCATATGTGGAGGAGATAAATAAATGCGTTCATTTCTTGAAGCAATCAACATGGTATATTCCTCCCGATATTTTTGATGACTTTCGCTGGTATCCCGACAGCAGTATGATATGGCGGGATATCTTGGTTGACCACAGCTCCTGCGCCGATGGTGGACCACTCCCCTGCATTGGTGCATGGTATGAATGTAGCACTTGCCCCAACATGCGCCCCTTCCCTTACCTTCACCCCTCCAGTCAGCACAGCATTTGGAGAAATATGGACGAATGAATCCAGCATCGTATCATGCTCGATGATTGAGCTTGTATTGATGATGACATGTGCGCCAATCCTTGCTTCTGCATTTATTACCGACCTCGGCATAATGACTGTGCCATTCCCAATTTTTGCACTTCGGCTGACGATTGCTGAAGGATGGATGAGCGATATATAATCATCCTCATCCAATTGAAGTCGTTCAAAAATGAGCTTCCTGTTCCTGTTGTCCCCTATTGCAATAATGAACTTTACTTCACTGAACTTAACTTTTATCTTTTTTGTTGACGAAATGGGTCCTGTATAGAGGTTTTGAAAATAGTGATCATCTTCAAACTTGTCATCGAACAGACCAATCAATTGAAATCCATTTATTCCGATCAGCTCTTGTATGACACGGCTATGTCCCCCTGCTCCTATCACAGCGATATTCATCATCCGTGTTCCTCGTGAATGAATGCGCCAGATCCTTGGAACTTCGCCATAGTTACTGAATCTGCTTGATTGATTCCTTTTGATTGAATGACCTTAACGATGGTGATCAATATGATCTTCAAATCCAACCTAAAGCTGCAATGTTGCACGTACCATACATCCAAGGAGAACCTCTCATCCCATGATATTGAGTTCCTTCCATTAATCTGTGCCCACCCTGTAATACCAGGTTTTACATCATGCCGCTTTATTTGTTCCAAATTATACAGGGGCAAATATTCCATTAATAATGGTCTTGGTCCAACAAGACTTAATTCCCCTTTTACAACATTGAATAATTGTGGGAGTTCATCAAGGCTATACTTCCGCAAAAAGCTTCCGATTCGAGTCATTCTCTGGAAGTCGGGGAGAAGTTCACCTTCTGGCCCCCTCCTATCCGTCATCGTCCGGAATTTATATAAAGAAAATGGACGATTATTTAAACCTGGACGCTGCTGCTTGAATATGATCGGGCCGCCGATCATCATCCATATAGAAATGGCAACAACTAAAAATAGTGGCAAGAAACAAATGATTAATACTAAGGACATGGTTAAATCGAACAGCCTTTTCACAATTACCATCCTTTGATTGTATAGAGTTAGTAACATTCAATGAATTATTTGACCTCTACTAATAAATCCTCGCTCTGTTGCAGTCGAGGATTTACCGATCTATTATCTTTTTTGCCCCTATGCGTCTGGCTGTGCTGCCAATTCCATGCATCCAGGCACATTTCTTCAAAACTCTTTACAGCTTTCCATTCTAATTCGATTTCTGCTTTCGAAGCGTCTGCAAAACAGCTTGCTATATCTCCTGTCCTCCTGCTCTCAAGCTGGTATGGAATTGGAATTCCTGTTGCATTCTCGAATGTTTGAATCACTTGTAGAACCGACTTTCCTATTCCTGTTCCTAAATTATAGGTTTTCAGTCCGAACGTCTGTAAATTTTTTTTCAAAGCTTTCACATGTCCTCTCGCCAAATCCATTACATGAATATAATCACGGATCCCTGTCCCATCCACCGTTTCATAATCGCAGCCAAATACTCGAACATGAGGAAGTAAACCTGCTGCTACCTTGGTTATATATGGCATCAGATTATTGGGAATCCCATTTGGATCCTCTCCGATCCTCCCGCTATCATGGCTGCCGATTGGATTGAAGTACCTTAGAATCGTTATGCTCCATGAAGGGTCAGAGTATAATAAATCGTTTAATATGATTTCATTGAAAAGCTTCGTCCTGCCATAAGTATTCGTTGGCTGCAGTGGAGCTTCTTCTGTCAATGGTAGATTTTCAGGAAATCCGTACACGGTTGCTGAAGAACTAAAGACGATATTTTTTACATTGAATTCAGCCATTGCCTGTAATAGAAGGATCGTCCCACTGATATTATTGTGATAATAGGCAAGTGGTTGTTTGACAGATTCCCCTACTGCTTTATATCCTGCCAAATGAATGACTGCCTCGATGGGATGATTTGAAAAAATAGCTTGCAGTGATTCCTTATCCAGCAAGCTTGCTTCATAACATGGAAACCTTCTTCCTGCGATTTGTGCTGCCCTTTCAAGTGCATCTGGCTTGCTATTGGAAAAGTCATCAACGACGACAACCTCAATTCCTTCGTTCAGCAATTCGACAACTGTATGGGTGCCGATATAGCCGGCTCCCCCGGTGACCAAGACTGCCATGAACATACCACCTATCCTTATAAATAGTTGCTTTTATACTCGATTCCGAGAGTAATGACTTGTTCAAAATAAAAAAATATGAAGTAGCACACGATTATGGAATAGTAAATAAATTTTTGATCGGGTTTTCTGAAAAGCTTGACAATCCAAGAGATGAGAATGATATGGTACAAACCGAAATAAATTTCAAATCTTGCAAAGATCCAATTTTGTGTGGAGATCATCATGAATATTAAACTGATTACGGACATATTCACCACACAGTCACTATCGGGGAAAATCATTTTGAGCTTTTCTCTGCCAAAATAGGCTATGAGGAGGGGGACAGCCGTTACCAACACTCTTAAGATGTTCGCTCCACCCTCATGGAAATCTGCATAACGCCCATACTGTGTATTTTCAATGGCAGAGAATAAGATGGATGAAAACTGATTGAATCCAATAACGATAATGACAGCACCGAAAATAAGGAGGATGGTGATTTTGGACCATGCCTTTGTCCGGACGATCCAGTAAATCGGTACAAGGATCAATGCACTTTTATGAAAGCTTGCTGCCAACAGGACAAACATCATGTATTTTTTCCAATTTCCGTTCATCAAATATTTTGTGGCTGTAAATATGATGGATGCAGCGATAAATTGACGAATCCCATTCATAGAGACAAGAAATGAACCGGCTGTGATATAAACATATAAACTTAGTTCGATCATACGGGAGTACTTAAATAGTACTCCGACGATGAAAATATTGGTGATCATGGCTGATACAAATATCAGTATCTGCGGATCGGATGTAATTTTTTGCAGCATCATTTGAAAAATATCAAAACCAAAATCACTGTTCAAACTTAAATCAGACCACTGATATTTTTTAATATCATAGTCATGCATATAGAAGAATGTATCCCCGATATTTTTCCTCAATCCAGAAACCACGACTAAGACCGTCATCACTAATATGATCCATAATTTGTTCGGGATCACATATGGTGCCCGTTTAATCTTGGATGTATGAAAGTACCTAGCGAAAACGGAAGAGACATAGACTGCAGCAAGATTGAACCATAAAATTTCCATGGAATGGATCCTTTCCAGGTATGATTAAGGTGTTTTCATTACTGTCGCCCTCTTTGTATATGAGATATAGAGATAAAGGGCGACTCCAAAAGGAATTGACACCAAAGTTGTAATCCTATTCGGGGAATCCTTGATGAAGCCTATATTTCTGATCATAAGATTACTGGATACATAGTGAATGCTTGCACGGAATCTTTCTTTGAAGGAACATGCGTATTTCATGGAGATTATTCGATAAAAAGAGAATCCTTTTGGGTTGTTTTTATATTGTTTAATCATGTTGAGGCTTGAGCCATCCTGCTGATATTCGACATGACATAACACTTCATTGAACACCAGCAATGGTTGAATTTGATCTATCAATATATATTTATAAGCCAGTGGACAATATTTTTCTCCGGCAAACATTGGGTATTCCGGAGTGTTCTTCGTCAAGGCGGAACGATATA encodes:
- a CDS encoding EpsG family protein produces the protein MEILWFNLAAVYVSSVFARYFHTSKIKRAPYVIPNKLWIILVMTVLVVVSGLRKNIGDTFFYMHDYDIKKYQWSDLSLNSDFGFDIFQMMLQKITSDPQILIFVSAMITNIFIVGVLFKYSRMIELSLYVYITAGSFLVSMNGIRQFIAASIIFTATKYLMNGNWKKYMMFVLLAASFHKSALILVPIYWIVRTKAWSKITILLIFGAVIIVIGFNQFSSILFSAIENTQYGRYADFHEGGANILRVLVTAVPLLIAYFGREKLKMIFPDSDCVVNMSVISLIFMMISTQNWIFARFEIYFGLYHIILISWIVKLFRKPDQKFIYYSIIVCYFIFFYFEQVITLGIEYKSNYL
- a CDS encoding sugar transferase gives rise to the protein MKRLFDLTMSLVLIICFLPLFLVVAISIWMMIGGPIIFKQQRPGLNNRPFSLYKFRTMTDRRGPEGELLPDFQRMTRIGSFLRKYSLDELPQLFNVVKGELSLVGPRPLLMEYLPLYNLEQIKRHDVKPGITGWAQINGRNSISWDERFSLDVWYVQHCSFRLDLKIILITIVKVIQSKGINQADSVTMAKFQGSGAFIHEEHG
- a CDS encoding acetyltransferase — its product is MNIAVIGAGGHSRVIQELIGINGFQLIGLFDDKFEDDHYFQNLYTGPISSTKKIKVKFSEVKFIIAIGDNRNRKLIFERLQLDEDDYISLIHPSAIVSRSAKIGNGTVIMPRSVINAEARIGAHVIINTSSIIEHDTMLDSFVHISPNAVLTGGVKVREGAHVGASATFIPCTNAGEWSTIGAGAVVNQDIPPYHTAVGIPAKVIKNIGRNIPC
- the galE gene encoding UDP-glucose 4-epimerase GalE — encoded protein: MAVLVTGGAGYIGTHTVVELLNEGIEVVVVDDFSNSKPDALERAAQIAGRRFPCYEASLLDKESLQAIFSNHPIEAVIHLAGYKAVGESVKQPLAYYHNNISGTILLLQAMAEFNVKNIVFSSSATVYGFPENLPLTEEAPLQPTNTYGRTKLFNEIILNDLLYSDPSWSITILRYFNPIGSHDSGRIGEDPNGIPNNLMPYITKVAAGLLPHVRVFGCDYETVDGTGIRDYIHVMDLARGHVKALKKNLQTFGLKTYNLGTGIGKSVLQVIQTFENATGIPIPYQLESRRTGDIASCFADASKAEIELEWKAVKSFEEMCLDAWNWQHSQTHRGKKDNRSVNPRLQQSEDLLVEVK